One segment of Streptomyces sp. YIM 121038 DNA contains the following:
- a CDS encoding protein phosphatase 2C domain-containing protein has protein sequence MSEMHQPAALSTCPSCEWPLDTGDLYCGACGYDLSAAPVSPDDRPTLVINGLPRTAPEPPAAPPAAPPDGPDAWPAAPDAARGARGDIAASETQDADDVRVRESADARDGHAGRDEAAEPDDYPLPAPDPRAGAPAAPAAEPAAETKVCVACRAGSVAPDGYCENCGHAQPRERDHMERELDAVAAVSDRGLRHHRNEDAFAISTAALPDGSPAVVAIVCDGVSSATRPDEASAAAARAADASLRAALPRGTHPQQAMHDAIVSAADAVNALADEPAAAREHHPHQNAPACTLVGAVVTGGLLVVGWVGDSRVYWVPVDRTGPAVRLTEDDSWAAQMVAAGLMNEAEAYADERAHAITGWLGADAYELEPHTASFKPDRAGVVVVCTDGLWNYAEAAEEMAAAVPADAAERPLHSARVLVGHALDGGGHDNVTVAVLPFPAASRGAGSA, from the coding sequence ATGTCGGAAATGCACCAACCGGCGGCCCTGTCGACGTGTCCCAGCTGTGAGTGGCCCCTGGATACGGGCGACTTGTACTGCGGCGCGTGCGGCTACGACCTCTCGGCGGCTCCGGTGTCACCGGACGACCGCCCCACGCTGGTGATCAACGGCTTGCCCCGCACCGCCCCCGAGCCCCCGGCGGCTCCCCCCGCGGCGCCCCCGGACGGGCCCGACGCGTGGCCCGCCGCCCCCGACGCCGCGCGCGGCGCCCGGGGCGACATCGCCGCGAGCGAGACCCAGGACGCCGACGACGTACGCGTGCGGGAGAGCGCCGACGCGCGGGACGGGCACGCGGGCCGGGACGAGGCGGCCGAGCCCGACGACTATCCGCTGCCCGCCCCCGATCCGCGCGCCGGGGCCCCGGCGGCCCCCGCGGCCGAGCCCGCCGCGGAGACCAAGGTCTGTGTCGCCTGCCGCGCGGGCAGCGTCGCGCCGGACGGCTACTGCGAGAACTGCGGGCACGCCCAGCCGCGCGAGCGCGACCACATGGAGCGGGAGCTCGACGCGGTCGCCGCCGTCAGCGACCGCGGCCTGCGCCACCACCGCAACGAGGACGCCTTCGCGATCTCCACGGCCGCCCTGCCCGACGGCTCCCCCGCCGTCGTCGCGATCGTCTGCGACGGCGTCTCCTCGGCGACCCGCCCCGACGAGGCCTCCGCCGCCGCGGCCCGCGCCGCCGACGCGTCCCTGCGGGCGGCCCTGCCGCGCGGCACCCATCCGCAGCAGGCCATGCACGACGCGATCGTCTCCGCCGCCGACGCCGTCAACGCCCTCGCGGACGAGCCCGCCGCGGCCCGCGAGCACCACCCGCACCAGAACGCGCCCGCCTGCACCCTCGTCGGCGCCGTCGTCACCGGCGGCCTCCTCGTCGTCGGCTGGGTCGGCGACAGCCGCGTCTACTGGGTTCCCGTCGACCGCACGGGCCCCGCCGTCCGCCTCACCGAGGACGACTCCTGGGCCGCCCAGATGGTCGCCGCGGGCCTGATGAACGAGGCCGAGGCGTACGCCGACGAGCGCGCCCACGCCATCACGGGCTGGCTCGGCGCCGACGCGTACGAACTGGAGCCGCACACCGCTTCCTTCAAACCGGACCGTGCGGGTGTAGTGGTGGTGTGCACCGACGGCCTGTGGAACTACGCGGAGGCGGCCGAGGAGATGGCCGCGGCCGTGCCCGCGGACGCCGCCGAACGGCCGCTGCACAGCGCCCGGGTGCTCGTCGGCCACGCCCTCGACGGCGGCGGCCACGACAACGTAACAGTGGCGGTCCTGCCGTTCCCGGCCGCGTCGCGAGGGGCAGGATCGGCCTAG